In the Emys orbicularis isolate rEmyOrb1 chromosome 3, rEmyOrb1.hap1, whole genome shotgun sequence genome, one interval contains:
- the TMEM200A gene encoding transmembrane protein 200A: MIATGGVITGLAALKRQDSARSQHQLNLATSPTSEEKKPVRRRPRADVVIVRGKIRLYSPSGFFLVLGVLISFMGIAMAILGYWPQKEQFLSPEASLALNETQVITNQGGVIFRFFEQHLHSDKMKMLGPFTMGIGIFIFICANAILHENRDKETKIIHMRDLYSTVIDMHSLRIKEQKQLNGAYTGLLGESEFKHSGNSCASRLAANTIAPFSGFRSNFRMDSSAEEDEVAINEDKNTSNLLPPLLTEHSGSVFGLYPHTSKSMDDKNSSSIKCETKSIVSSSISAFTLPVIKLNNCVIDEPSIDNITEDSEITRSQSRNLSMDSLAIPLTDTNESYKPASAMLPRNNSFVESPSSQFKSSMTLGPSTGKLLSPGAARKQFGSNASLHLLSAHSKSLDLERGPSTLTVQAEQRKHPSWPRLDRSNSKGYMKLENKEDPMDRLLVPQATVKKDFTNKEKLLMISRSHNNLSFEHDEFLSNNLKRGTSETRF, translated from the coding sequence ATGATAGCAACTGGTGGAGTAATAACAGGGCTGGCAGCCTTAAAGAGGCAAGACTCTGCCAGATCTCAGCATCAACTAAATCTTGCCACATCACCAACTTCTGAAGAGAAAAAGCCAGTCAGACGCCGGCCCAGGGCTGATGTAGTAATTGTCAGGGGCAAAATCCGACTTTACTCCCCGTCAGGATTCTTTCTTGTTTTGGGAGTGCTCATCTCATTCATGGGAATTGCAATGGCTATCCTTGGATACTGGCCACAAAAGGAACAATTTTTAAGTCCTGAAGCTAGTCTAGCCTTAAATGAAACCCAGGTCATAACAAACCAAGGTGGAGTTATATTTCGTTTCTTTGAACAACATTTACACTCAGATAAGATGAAAATGTTGGGCCCCTTTACTATGGGCATTggaatctttatttttatttgtgcaaATGCCATCCTACATGAAAATCGTGACAAGGAAACAAAAATCATACATATGAGAGACCTATATTCCACTGTAATAGACATGCACAGTCTGAGAATCAAGGAACAAAAGCAGTTGAATGGCGCTTATACTGGTTTATTGGGGGAAAGTGAATTCAAGCATAGTGGGAACTCATGTGCATCGCGGTTGGCTGCAAACACAATTGCACCTTTCTCTGGCTTCAGGAGTAACTTTCGAATGGATAGTTCGGCTGAAGAAGATGAAGTTGCCATAAAtgaagacaagaacacttctaaCCTTCTACCACCTTTGCTGACTGAGCATTCTGGCTCTGTCTTTGGACTCTACCCTCACACTAGCAAATCAATGGATGACAAAAATAGTAGCTCTATAAAGTGTGAAACAAAGTCAATTGTATCATCCTCCATTAGTGCTTTCACACTGCCTGTAATTAAACTAAATAACTGTGTTATTGATGAACCTAGTATAGACAATATCACTGAGGATTCTGAGATCACTAGAAGCCAGTCTAGAAATTTGTCAATGGACTCTCTAGCCATTCCATTAACTGATACCAATGAATCCTACAAACCTGCCAGTGCAATGCTACCCCGAAATAATTCatttgtagaatctccatccagTCAGTTCAAATCTTCTATGACTCTTGGACCAAGCACTGGAAAACTTTTATCACCTGGTGCTGCCAGAAAACAATTTGGGTCCAACGCATCTTTGCATCTTCTGTCTGCACATTCAAAATCCTTGGATTTAGAGAGGGGTCCGTCTACACTCACTGTCCAAGCTGAACAAAGAAAACACCCCAGCTGGCCCAGATTGGATCGAAGCAACAGTAAAGGATACATGAAACTAGAAAACAAAGAGGACCCAATGGATAGGTTACTTGTACCACAAGCCACAGTTAAAAAGGACTTTACTAATAAGGAAAAGCTTCTTATGATATCAAGATCTCATAATAATTTGAGTTTTGAACATGATGAGTTTTTGAGTAACAACCTAAAGCGGGGAACTTCAGAAAcaagattttaa